The following are from one region of the Methyloprofundus sedimenti genome:
- the mltG gene encoding endolytic transglycosylase MltG: MILRSLAILLLCLSVALAWAWQDYQIFIAQPIVSQEPVIIDIEKGSSFRSIIQLLDSQIGFQRPEIDKLWFKVLARQQGLINQLKAGEYLLDVGMTPYEFLILLSSGKTLQHSITIPEGWTFKQIRQALVADKNLMLTLTGISDADILKKIGSDYTQPEGLFFPDTYIFTKHTTDLVILQQAYQKMQQVLSEQWSNKSAGLPLKNVYEALILASIVEKETAVPSERPAIAGVFIRRLNKGMRLQTDPTVIYGMGESYQGNISKKDLQTFTPYNTYRIKGLPPTPIAMPGMEAINAVLHPAEGKSLYFVANGDGSHVFSATLLEHNRAVNTFQRKQH; encoded by the coding sequence ATGATATTACGTAGTCTCGCAATCTTATTGCTATGTTTAAGTGTTGCTTTAGCATGGGCATGGCAGGATTATCAGATCTTTATTGCTCAGCCCATCGTATCGCAAGAGCCTGTAATCATAGATATAGAGAAGGGCAGCTCATTTCGTAGTATCATTCAGCTGCTTGATAGCCAGATAGGTTTTCAGCGGCCTGAAATTGATAAACTCTGGTTTAAGGTGCTGGCGCGTCAGCAAGGCTTAATTAATCAGCTAAAAGCAGGTGAATATCTACTAGATGTGGGCATGACACCTTATGAATTTCTGATTTTACTCAGTAGCGGAAAAACACTGCAGCATAGCATTACTATTCCAGAGGGCTGGACTTTTAAACAAATACGCCAGGCTCTGGTAGCAGATAAAAACCTTATGCTGACATTAACCGGGATAAGTGATGCTGACATCCTGAAAAAAATAGGCAGTGATTATACGCAGCCCGAAGGGTTATTTTTTCCCGACACCTATATTTTTACAAAACACACGACGGATTTAGTTATTTTGCAGCAAGCCTATCAAAAAATGCAGCAGGTATTAAGCGAACAATGGTCAAATAAAAGTGCAGGCCTGCCTCTAAAAAATGTTTATGAAGCTTTGATACTGGCATCTATAGTGGAAAAAGAAACCGCAGTGCCTTCTGAGCGTCCCGCTATTGCAGGCGTTTTTATCCGCAGGCTAAACAAAGGGATGCGTTTGCAGACTGATCCCACCGTGATTTATGGCATGGGAGAAAGTTATCAAGGTAATATTAGCAAAAAAGACCTGCAGACTTTTACTCCTTATAATACCTACAGAATCAAAGGTCTGCCGCCAACACCGATAGCCATGCCAGGTATGGAGGCAATTAATGCTGTATTGCATCCCGCTGAAGGCAAAAGCCTTTATTTTGT
- the pabC gene encoding aminodeoxychorismate lyase, which translates to MILINGKLKNTLEITDRGLHYGDGLFETIEVIQGQPVFLAQHLARLKTGCQRLKIPYPDETLLLDEITRVSKTSKQQGVIKLMLTRGSGGRGYRQPEVLNPSRIIALYPFPDYPESFKTQGIQTCFCSTRLGLNPLLAGIKHNNRLEQVLARSEWQDEFQEGLMLNLNEHVIEGTMSNLFVIKEQIVYTPEITVSGIKGVMRQLILNIARQNQLPVCEILFTRDFVLQADELFVSNSIIGIWPIKSLANKSYPVGLWTQKLMLYLAEYKARDIPNDIT; encoded by the coding sequence ATGATCTTAATCAATGGCAAACTCAAAAATACACTTGAAATAACAGATCGTGGCTTGCATTATGGCGATGGTCTGTTCGAAACCATCGAAGTTATTCAAGGGCAGCCTGTTTTTTTAGCACAACATCTTGCGCGATTGAAAACTGGCTGCCAGAGACTGAAAATCCCCTATCCAGATGAAACTCTTCTGCTGGATGAAATTACACGTGTCAGTAAAACCAGTAAGCAGCAAGGCGTTATTAAATTAATGTTGACACGGGGTTCAGGAGGGCGTGGTTATCGCCAGCCAGAGGTGCTAAACCCAAGCCGAATTATCGCTTTATACCCTTTTCCAGATTATCCGGAAAGCTTTAAAACTCAAGGCATACAGACATGTTTTTGTAGTACCCGTTTAGGACTTAATCCATTACTTGCAGGGATAAAACATAATAACCGGCTGGAACAAGTATTAGCTCGTTCAGAATGGCAGGATGAATTCCAGGAAGGACTGATGCTTAATCTAAATGAGCATGTTATAGAAGGGACGATGAGCAATTTATTTGTCATTAAGGAGCAAATAGTCTATACGCCGGAAATTACCGTATCAGGAATAAAAGGGGTTATGCGCCAGCTTATTTTAAATATAGCCAGACAGAACCAGCTACCCGTGTGTGAAATTTTGTTTACAAGAGATTTTGTACTGCAGGCTGATGAATTATTTGTTAGTAATTCAATCATCGGAATCTGGCCGATTAAATCATTGGCAAATAAATCCTATCCAGTTGGTTTATGGACGCAAAAATTAATGCTTTACCTGGCTGAATATAAAGCGAGAGATATACCTAATGATATTACGTAG
- the fabF gene encoding beta-ketoacyl-ACP synthase II produces MSTRRVVITGLGAITPLANTVSETWDGIINGKSGISPIDSFDISPFATTFGGVIRNFDINEYIPGKDAKRMDGFIHYGIAAGCQAIEDSGIEVTEENAERIGVAIGSGIGGITGIEECYATYDKSGPRRISPFFVPGNIINMISGNLSIKYGLKGPNFAIVTACSTGTHNIGDAARLIKYGDADVMIAGGAERCTTSPTAMGGFASAKALSRRNDDPQAASRPWDRDRDGFVLSDGSGVVVLEELEHAKARGAKIYAEVVGYGMSGDAYHMTTPSAGGEGAARCMRNALRDAGLNNTDVDYINAHGTSTPAGDVGETQAMKAALGDHAYKVAVSSTKSMIGHLLGAAGGIEAVLSALSITNQIAPPTINLENPDPECDLDYVPNTAREMKIDVAMSNSFGFGGTNGTLVFKRYE; encoded by the coding sequence TTGAGTACACGTCGCGTTGTTATTACAGGGCTAGGCGCAATTACGCCTCTTGCTAACACTGTTTCCGAAACATGGGATGGTATTATTAACGGAAAAAGCGGAATTAGTCCGATAGACTCCTTTGACATATCACCTTTTGCTACGACCTTTGGTGGTGTAATCAGAAATTTTGATATTAACGAATATATCCCTGGTAAAGATGCAAAACGCATGGATGGCTTTATTCATTACGGAATTGCTGCTGGCTGCCAGGCCATTGAAGACTCGGGGATAGAAGTAACAGAAGAAAACGCAGAAAGAATCGGTGTCGCAATCGGTTCGGGTATCGGCGGAATAACAGGTATTGAAGAATGCTATGCGACCTATGATAAAAGTGGTCCGCGTCGTATTTCACCTTTCTTTGTACCGGGAAATATCATCAATATGATTTCCGGTAACTTATCCATTAAATATGGTTTGAAAGGTCCAAATTTTGCGATTGTTACAGCCTGTAGTACAGGTACTCATAATATTGGTGATGCAGCACGGTTAATAAAATATGGTGATGCAGATGTGATGATTGCCGGTGGTGCAGAACGTTGTACAACTTCTCCGACAGCGATGGGTGGTTTTGCTTCTGCTAAAGCACTCTCTCGTCGTAACGATGATCCACAGGCGGCAAGTCGTCCATGGGACAGAGACCGGGATGGATTTGTTTTAAGTGATGGTTCAGGAGTTGTTGTTCTGGAAGAACTGGAACATGCTAAAGCACGTGGCGCTAAAATTTATGCCGAAGTGGTTGGTTATGGTATGAGTGGTGATGCCTATCATATGACCACACCTTCAGCAGGTGGCGAAGGTGCAGCGCGTTGTATGAGAAATGCCTTGCGTGATGCAGGTTTAAATAACACCGATGTTGATTATATTAATGCTCATGGTACTTCTACACCCGCGGGTGATGTGGGTGAAACACAGGCAATGAAAGCTGCTCTAGGTGATCATGCCTATAAAGTGGCAGTCAGTTCAACAAAATCAATGATCGGCCATTTATTAGGTGCCGCTGGTGGTATTGAAGCGGTATTAAGTGCTTTAAGTATTACAAATCAAATTGCCCCGCCAACGATTAATCTTGAAAATCCAGATCCTGAATGTGATCTGGATTACGTACCGAATACAGCACGTGAAATGAAAATTGATGTAGCCATGTCTAATTCATTTGGTTTTGGTGGTACTAACGGTACATTAGTCTTTAAACGTTACGAATAG
- the acpP gene encoding acyl carrier protein encodes MSSIEERVKKIVAEQLGVKEDIANDASFVDDLGADSLDTVELVMALEEEFECEIPDDDAEKITTVQQAIDYVNANG; translated from the coding sequence ATGAGTAGCATTGAAGAACGTGTAAAAAAGATTGTCGCTGAGCAACTAGGTGTTAAAGAGGATATTGCTAATGATGCATCATTCGTAGATGATCTAGGCGCTGATTCACTTGATACGGTAGAATTAGTTATGGCTTTAGAAGAAGAATTCGAATGTGAAATTCCTGATGATGATGCTGAAAAGATTACAACGGTACAACAAGCTATAGATTACGTAAACGCTAACGGCTAA
- the fabG gene encoding 3-oxoacyl-ACP reductase FabG, giving the protein MTKKVALVTGASRGIGRAIAEKLVADGFFVIGTATSDSGAEAISAYLAESGKGMKLNVSDPDSIAEVIKSIADEYGAPAVLVNNAGITRDNLLMRMKDEEWGDIINTNLTSVFRMSKAVLRGMMKAKSGRIINISSVVGATGNAGQANYAAAKAGMVGFAKSMAKEVGSRGITINTVAPGFIDTDMTRELSDELKQALLAGIPLARLGDAKEIAHAVAFLASEGAAYITGETLHVNGGMFMA; this is encoded by the coding sequence ATGACTAAAAAAGTCGCATTAGTAACGGGTGCAAGCCGTGGAATTGGCCGCGCAATTGCAGAAAAATTAGTGGCAGATGGCTTTTTTGTCATCGGTACTGCAACATCGGATAGCGGAGCAGAGGCCATTTCTGCTTATCTGGCTGAGAGTGGCAAAGGTATGAAACTAAATGTCTCTGACCCGGATTCAATTGCTGAAGTTATCAAAAGCATTGCAGACGAGTATGGTGCCCCGGCAGTGTTAGTTAATAATGCAGGCATTACTCGAGATAACTTATTGATGCGTATGAAAGATGAGGAATGGGGCGATATTATCAATACTAATTTGACCTCCGTTTTTAGAATGAGTAAGGCTGTACTAAGAGGAATGATGAAAGCAAAATCTGGGCGCATTATTAATATTTCCTCAGTGGTTGGTGCCACAGGAAATGCAGGCCAGGCAAATTATGCCGCAGCCAAAGCGGGTATGGTTGGATTTGCCAAGTCAATGGCGAAAGAAGTGGGTTCTCGGGGTATTACCATTAATACAGTGGCGCCAGGGTTTATCGATACTGATATGACTCGCGAACTGTCAGATGAACTTAAGCAGGCCTTACTCGCAGGAATTCCTTTGGCCCGCCTTGGAGATGCAAAGGAAATAGCGCATGCTGTTGCATTTTTAGCTTCAGAGGGTGCCGCCTATATTACCGGTGAAACCTTACATGTAAATGGCGGTATGTTTATGGCGTAA
- the fabD gene encoding ACP S-malonyltransferase, with product MSTQNKQLAFVFPGQGSQSVGMMTEMAETYPDIKDTFAQASEVLGLDLWAMVTDGPAEELNQTQHTQPAMLAAGVAIWKVWSAQSDIRPAYMAGHSLGEYTALVCSGALNFADAIALVAARGRFMQEAVPAGVGAMAAVLGLTDEQVIQVCAEAAQGEVCSAVNFNSPGQVVIAGNTAAIGRAMLAAKEAGAKRALKLPVSVPSHCALMQPAADKLYTKMQDILFVEPDVNLLHNADVSEHKDAEGIRQALKQQLFMPVRWVDTVNSMAEQGVTTFVEMGPGKVLMGLNKRIVKALDHFTVYNPDTLNSLLERYSND from the coding sequence ATGAGTACACAAAATAAACAACTTGCCTTTGTTTTTCCAGGGCAGGGTTCGCAATCGGTTGGCATGATGACCGAAATGGCTGAAACTTATCCGGATATTAAAGACACATTCGCACAGGCGTCAGAAGTATTAGGTCTGGATTTATGGGCTATGGTGACGGATGGACCTGCCGAAGAATTGAATCAAACACAACATACCCAGCCAGCTATGCTGGCGGCTGGTGTGGCTATATGGAAAGTCTGGAGTGCTCAGTCTGATATACGTCCTGCATATATGGCTGGACACAGTCTTGGTGAATATACAGCACTGGTTTGTTCTGGGGCCTTAAACTTTGCTGATGCAATTGCATTAGTTGCGGCTAGAGGTCGTTTTATGCAGGAAGCGGTTCCCGCAGGTGTGGGAGCGATGGCTGCAGTCCTGGGTCTGACTGATGAGCAAGTTATTCAGGTTTGTGCTGAAGCAGCACAAGGCGAAGTCTGTTCGGCAGTTAATTTTAATTCACCTGGTCAAGTGGTGATTGCGGGGAACACTGCGGCGATTGGTAGAGCGATGCTGGCGGCAAAAGAAGCAGGTGCCAAACGCGCGCTTAAATTACCCGTTAGTGTGCCATCACATTGTGCATTGATGCAGCCTGCAGCGGATAAATTATATACAAAAATGCAGGATATTCTGTTCGTTGAGCCTGATGTCAATTTATTGCATAATGCTGATGTCAGTGAGCATAAAGATGCTGAAGGAATTCGTCAGGCATTGAAGCAACAATTATTTATGCCCGTGCGCTGGGTGGATACAGTTAATTCCATGGCAGAGCAGGGTGTGACAACTTTTGTAGAGATGGGGCCTGGTAAAGTATTGATGGGCTTAAATAAACGTATTGTAAAAGCTCTTGATCATTTTACCGTCTATAATCCAGATACATTAAATTCATTATTGGAGCGATATTCAAATGACTAA
- a CDS encoding beta-ketoacyl-ACP synthase III: MTVYAKVIGTGGYLPAEIKTNEDISRTVDTSDSWIFERTGIKSRRIAAKDETASSMAEIAARQAIKMADINPKDINLIIVATGTPDNIYPSTGCMLQHRLGIKECVAFDIQAACSGSIFGLDMANQYIKSGAAKTVLVVGTEICSRIVDWTDRGTCILFGDGAGAVLLQASDEAGLLSTHIHSDGRFEDLLNCPNPQALGKADTASYIMMKGNEVFKVAVNTLGRIVDETLAANNMQKEEIDWLVPHQANSRIIAATAKKLKMSMDQVVLTLEEQGNTSSASVLLAFNEAVRDGRIQRGHVVLLEAFGAGFTWGSALIKY, translated from the coding sequence ATGACAGTTTATGCAAAAGTAATTGGTACCGGGGGTTATTTACCCGCTGAAATAAAAACGAATGAGGATATTTCGCGCACAGTGGATACCTCAGATAGCTGGATTTTTGAACGTACCGGAATCAAAAGCCGACGCATAGCTGCTAAAGATGAGACCGCTTCGAGTATGGCGGAAATTGCCGCCAGACAAGCGATTAAAATGGCGGATATCAACCCTAAGGACATCAATTTAATTATTGTTGCTACCGGAACACCAGATAATATTTACCCCAGTACAGGGTGTATGTTGCAGCATCGTCTGGGAATTAAAGAATGTGTTGCATTTGATATACAGGCGGCTTGCTCGGGCTCAATTTTTGGCCTGGATATGGCTAATCAATATATCAAGTCAGGTGCGGCTAAAACAGTTTTAGTCGTTGGAACGGAAATTTGTTCACGTATTGTTGACTGGACTGACCGGGGGACGTGTATTCTATTTGGCGATGGGGCAGGCGCTGTTTTGCTCCAGGCTTCTGATGAAGCGGGGCTTTTATCAACGCATATTCATTCGGATGGACGGTTTGAGGATTTATTAAACTGTCCGAACCCGCAGGCTTTAGGCAAAGCTGATACGGCTAGCTATATTATGATGAAAGGCAACGAGGTGTTTAAAGTCGCGGTGAATACCCTGGGACGTATTGTAGACGAAACGCTGGCCGCTAATAATATGCAGAAAGAAGAAATTGACTGGCTGGTACCTCATCAAGCTAACAGCCGCATTATTGCGGCTACGGCAAAAAAATTAAAAATGTCCATGGATCAAGTGGTATTGACATTAGAAGAGCAAGGAAATACTTCTTCAGCATCAGTTTTACTGGCTTTTAATGAAGCGGTTAGAGATGGTCGTATTCAGCGCGGACATGTGGTTTTATTAGAAGCATTTGGGGCGGGCTTTACCTGGGGTTCTGCGCTAATCAAATATTAG
- the plsX gene encoding phosphate acyltransferase PlsX codes for MSLIISIDAMGGDHGPESTIPASLDRLRENPNLQLILVGNEQILVPLLEQALIDFKGRLSIQHASQCVAMDESPSKALRNKKDSSMRVAINLVRDGQADACVSAGNTGALMATAKFVLKMIPGIDRPAIISSMPSIFGHTHVLDLGANVDSSAESLFQFAVMGAEVVKALENISDPKVGLLNIGEEETKGNEQVKAAAKLLESSDLNYIGYVEGNSLNAGDEKVDLIVCDGFVGNIALKSIEGAAKMITSVLKESFGKNLLTKVAALISYPVLNTIKNRIDPRLHNGASFLGLKGLVIKSHGGADALAFKTAIHLAEVEVEKNVIQKISEQVEHALSRRESA; via the coding sequence GTGAGTTTAATAATTTCGATAGATGCAATGGGTGGTGATCATGGACCCGAATCAACCATTCCTGCCTCTCTGGATCGCTTGCGCGAGAATCCGAATTTGCAACTTATATTGGTTGGAAATGAGCAAATTCTTGTTCCCTTGCTTGAGCAGGCTTTGATAGATTTTAAAGGGCGCTTATCTATTCAACATGCATCGCAGTGTGTTGCTATGGATGAATCCCCGTCTAAGGCGCTAAGAAATAAGAAGGATTCATCAATGCGTGTGGCGATTAATCTGGTGCGTGATGGTCAGGCGGATGCCTGTGTCAGTGCTGGAAATACCGGTGCCCTGATGGCGACTGCAAAATTTGTTTTAAAAATGATTCCGGGAATAGATAGGCCGGCTATTATATCCTCTATGCCTTCAATTTTTGGGCATACGCATGTGCTTGATTTGGGCGCGAATGTAGACAGTTCAGCAGAAAGCCTGTTTCAATTTGCAGTCATGGGAGCTGAAGTTGTTAAAGCATTGGAAAATATCAGTGACCCTAAAGTGGGTTTGCTAAATATTGGTGAAGAAGAAACTAAAGGAAATGAACAAGTAAAAGCAGCAGCGAAATTGTTAGAAAGCTCTGACCTTAACTATATTGGATATGTAGAAGGTAATTCACTTAACGCGGGGGATGAAAAAGTTGATCTAATTGTTTGTGATGGCTTTGTCGGAAATATCGCTTTAAAATCAATTGAAGGCGCAGCGAAAATGATTACTTCTGTTTTAAAAGAATCATTTGGCAAAAATCTATTGACCAAGGTTGCAGCATTGATTTCTTACCCGGTATTAAACACCATAAAAAATCGTATTGATCCAAGATTACATAATGGCGCTAGCTTTTTGGGACTGAAAGGCTTGGTGATAAAAAGTCATGGTGGTGCAGATGCATTGGCTTTTAAGACCGCAATTCATTTGGCTGAAGTTGAAGTAGAAAAAAATGTGATCCAAAAAATTAGCGAGCAAGTTGAGCACGCTTTAAGCAGGAGAGAAAGCGCATGA
- the rpmF gene encoding 50S ribosomal protein L32, translating to MAVQKSKVTRSRRGQRRSHDSLTAKTLSQDPTTGETHLRHHVTPDGYFKGRQIVATEED from the coding sequence ATGGCCGTACAAAAAAGCAAAGTAACTCGTTCAAGACGCGGTCAGCGTCGTTCGCATGACTCATTGACTGCGAAAACATTATCACAAGACCCTACGACAGGTGAAACGCATTTGCGTCACCATGTTACGCCTGATGGTTATTTCAAAGGCCGTCAAATCGTTGCAACTGAAGAAGATTAA
- a CDS encoding YceD family protein produces the protein MRIKLTESIYTGYYYTFMSDQLPEFIDPVVFAERQSHVHGRLGLQRLGRLVDILFDKKGELKVDLQFYKEGKVPVIEGRIEGHITLICQSCMEALDWLVDKPVKIGMVQTIEQADRLVDGLEPLMIADEKISLPEFIEDEVLISLPDYPRHTHKCLQYEPAVKLAEPKKIKQESDNPFSVLAKLKITGDQ, from the coding sequence ATGAGAATTAAATTGACAGAAAGTATCTATACCGGCTATTATTACACGTTTATGTCAGATCAATTACCCGAATTTATAGATCCCGTTGTCTTTGCTGAACGGCAGAGTCACGTACATGGTCGTTTAGGCTTGCAGCGATTAGGTCGTCTTGTCGATATTCTTTTTGATAAAAAAGGCGAGCTGAAAGTAGATTTGCAGTTTTATAAAGAAGGTAAAGTTCCTGTTATAGAAGGGCGTATAGAAGGTCATATAACGCTAATATGTCAAAGCTGTATGGAAGCACTGGACTGGTTGGTAGACAAGCCGGTAAAAATAGGTATGGTGCAAACAATTGAGCAGGCTGATCGCCTGGTTGATGGGTTAGAACCACTTATGATTGCAGACGAAAAGATCTCGTTGCCGGAGTTTATCGAGGATGAAGTACTTATTTCTTTGCCAGACTATCCTAGGCATACGCATAAATGTTTACAATATGAGCCCGCTGTAAAGCTTGCTGAGCCCAAGAAAATTAAACAAGAATCTGATAACCCTTTTTCTGTTTTAGCTAAACTAAAAATTACTGGAGACCAATAA
- a CDS encoding Maf family protein, with product MQTNNLVLASSSKYRKTLLEKLRLNFICADPGIDESSKKNENPKQLALRLAKEKAHALVPDYPGHLIIASDQVAILDQVQLQKPGNRQNAIKQLQLSSGSKVIFYTSVCILNSATNEIKYDLDSCTVYFKKLNDQQIKNYVDLEKPYGCAGSFKSEGLGIALFERIEGDDPNALIGLPLIKLIGLLDAFNIDVLKNK from the coding sequence ATGCAAACCAACAACCTAGTTCTGGCATCTAGCTCTAAATATCGAAAAACCTTACTAGAAAAATTACGCCTGAATTTTATCTGCGCCGACCCGGGAATCGATGAATCATCAAAAAAAAATGAAAACCCAAAACAACTGGCTTTACGCCTGGCAAAAGAAAAAGCGCATGCTCTTGTTCCCGATTACCCAGGGCACCTGATTATTGCTTCGGATCAAGTTGCCATACTAGATCAAGTACAACTTCAAAAACCAGGAAACCGGCAGAATGCTATCAAACAATTACAACTCTCCTCTGGTTCTAAAGTAATTTTTTACACCAGTGTTTGCATACTTAATAGCGCAACTAATGAAATTAAATACGATCTTGATAGCTGTACTGTGTATTTTAAAAAACTTAACGATCAACAGATAAAAAATTACGTAGACCTTGAAAAACCTTATGGCTGTGCAGGTAGCTTTAAATCAGAAGGCCTTGGCATTGCCTTGTTTGAACGGATTGAAGGAGATGACCCAAATGCGCTGATCGGCTTGCCATTGATTAAGCTTATTGGTTTACTTGATGCATTTAATATCGACGTATTAAAAAATAAATAA
- the rpoS gene encoding RNA polymerase sigma factor RpoS: MLKELMSTEDISTSESLDMYIADAIIDADNDCRVDDEALVDPIPEIQEKKDHNFDATKFYLHELSRSTLLTAEQEKFYGTKVLQGDQRARQIMIESNLRLVVKISRRYLNRGLPLLDLIEEGNLGLIRAVEKFDPELGFRFSTYATWWIRQAIERAVMNQARTIRLPIHILKEMSVFLKARRHLLQKLETEPSAEDIAAYLDKPVKLVQKMLKLNERVTSIDAPSPFDSERMLVDSIADNEAVTLLDQVHDEGIKENVNVWLSKLSKKQAEVICRRYGLCGYEHTTLELVACELGVTRERVRQIQLDALKKLKEIIEVDGYSLESILQ; this comes from the coding sequence ATGTTAAAAGAATTAATGAGTACTGAAGACATTAGTACGTCTGAAAGTTTAGATATGTATATTGCGGATGCTATTATTGATGCTGATAATGATTGTAGAGTGGATGATGAGGCGCTTGTAGATCCAATACCAGAGATACAAGAGAAAAAAGACCATAACTTCGATGCAACTAAATTTTATCTTCATGAATTGAGTCGTTCGACTTTGCTAACGGCTGAGCAAGAAAAATTCTACGGGACAAAAGTTCTGCAGGGCGATCAGCGAGCACGTCAGATTATGATTGAAAGTAACTTACGTCTAGTGGTAAAAATATCGCGCAGATATCTAAACCGGGGCTTACCTTTACTGGATTTGATTGAAGAAGGAAATCTGGGATTAATTCGCGCAGTTGAAAAATTTGATCCTGAACTCGGTTTTCGTTTCTCTACTTATGCTACCTGGTGGATACGACAAGCTATTGAACGTGCGGTGATGAACCAAGCACGTACCATTAGGTTGCCTATTCATATACTTAAGGAAATGAGTGTATTTTTAAAGGCTCGGCGCCATTTATTACAGAAATTGGAGACAGAGCCAAGTGCCGAAGATATTGCGGCCTACTTGGACAAGCCGGTTAAGCTCGTGCAGAAAATGCTTAAATTAAATGAACGCGTCACTTCAATCGATGCGCCTAGTCCTTTTGATTCAGAAAGAATGCTGGTTGATTCTATTGCAGATAATGAGGCCGTTACTCTACTGGATCAGGTTCATGATGAAGGCATCAAAGAAAATGTTAATGTCTGGTTGTCGAAGTTATCCAAAAAACAAGCTGAAGTCATTTGCCGTCGTTATGGCTTGTGTGGTTATGAGCATACTACGCTTGAGCTCGTTGCCTGCGAATTAGGCGTCACGCGTGAACGGGTGCGTCAAATACAACTGGATGCTTTAAAAAAACTAAAAGAGATTATTGAAGTGGATGGTTATTCGCTGGAATCGATTTTGCAGTAA
- a CDS encoding peptidoglycan DD-metalloendopeptidase family protein: MCIAGCASSQPKVPVQPHKRDLTKGSYYTVKKGDTLYSIGYRSGHGYKRLAAWNKIPPPYKVYQGQKLKLFREIKYKKTQNKKKLNKKTSTISINKEKVLKLYWQWPVEGKLLRNFYRTGNKGLDIAGYVGKKIRAAESGIVVYSGSGLVGYGKLLIIKHNYLYLSAYAHNRRLLVKEGHKVSKGQVIAEMGVGVDAKPALHFEIRKNGKSVNPILYLP, encoded by the coding sequence ATGTGTATAGCGGGGTGTGCCAGCTCGCAACCTAAAGTACCTGTTCAGCCGCATAAGCGTGACTTGACCAAAGGCTCGTATTACACAGTAAAAAAAGGCGACACCTTATATTCGATTGGTTATAGGTCAGGGCATGGATATAAGCGTCTGGCAGCATGGAATAAAATTCCTCCGCCATATAAAGTTTATCAGGGACAGAAGCTAAAATTATTTCGCGAAATCAAGTATAAAAAAACGCAAAATAAGAAGAAATTAAATAAAAAAACATCAACTATTTCAATAAATAAGGAAAAGGTGTTAAAGTTGTACTGGCAGTGGCCGGTAGAAGGGAAGTTGTTGAGAAATTTTTATAGAACGGGTAATAAAGGTCTTGATATTGCTGGCTATGTTGGTAAAAAAATTAGAGCTGCCGAATCCGGGATTGTTGTCTATAGCGGAAGCGGTTTGGTTGGGTATGGTAAATTATTAATCATTAAGCATAATTATTTGTATTTAAGTGCTTATGCACATAACCGTCGCTTACTGGTGAAAGAAGGTCATAAAGTATCAAAAGGGCAAGTAATAGCAGAGATGGGAGTTGGAGTAGATGCCAAACCCGCTTTACATTTTGAAATCAGGAAAAATGGAAAATCTGTTAACCCCATATTGTATTTGCCTTAA
- a CDS encoding DnaJ domain-containing protein, giving the protein MIRVYILIFIIAAVFWFKVFLQKSSDERKPYIKKSVLYAIALSFLLLAIIGRLSWIVAALSVLMAFVLRFLPLALRYAPQLQRLWSMFRGRGNFTAGNSGNAHHAGVMTAEEAYKILGVSISATRQEIIEAHRKLMLKNHPDRGGSSYLAAQINRAKEILLKNK; this is encoded by the coding sequence TTGATCAGAGTATATATATTAATCTTTATTATTGCTGCTGTTTTTTGGTTTAAAGTTTTTTTGCAAAAATCATCAGATGAACGCAAGCCCTACATTAAAAAAAGTGTTCTGTATGCAATAGCGCTGAGTTTTTTGCTTTTGGCCATCATCGGGCGTTTAAGCTGGATTGTTGCTGCATTAAGTGTGCTGATGGCTTTTGTGTTACGGTTTTTGCCCCTGGCTTTGCGTTATGCACCGCAGTTACAGCGTTTGTGGTCTATGTTTCGAGGACGCGGAAACTTTACCGCAGGAAATTCAGGGAATGCCCATCATGCAGGCGTTATGACTGCTGAAGAGGCTTATAAAATTTTGGGGGTAAGTATATCCGCAACTCGTCAGGAAATTATTGAAGCTCATCGTAAGCTAATGCTGAAAAATCATCCTGATCGCGGAGGTTCTAGTTACCTTGCTGCTCAAATAAATCGGGCTAAAGAAATATTACTAAAAAATAAATAG